The proteins below are encoded in one region of Helianthus annuus cultivar XRQ/B chromosome 2, HanXRQr2.0-SUNRISE, whole genome shotgun sequence:
- the LOC110927295 gene encoding glycine-rich RNA-binding protein 4, mitochondrial: MAFYNRIGSLMKQSISQNTVSNGQVTGPSMFNAIRCMSSKLFVGGLSYQTDDYSLKEAFSGFGEVVEARVITDRESGRSRGFGFVNYTSEDSASDAMKAMDGQELNGRSIRVSLATERAPRTDGFNRGGYNRGEARNDQY; the protein is encoded by the exons ATGGCTTTCTACAACAGAATTGGAAGTCTCATGAAGCAAAGTATCTCTCAGAACACAGTATCAAACGGGCAAGTAACCGGACCATCGATGTTCAACGCAATCCGTTGCATGTCCTCAAAGCTTTTTGTTGGTG GTCTTTCTTACCAGACCGATGACTACTCATTGAAGGAAGCGTTTTCTGGATTTGGGGAGGTAGTTGAAG caagaGTTATTACTGACCGAGAATCTGGGAGGTCAAGGGGATTCGGTTTTGTGAACTACACTAGTGAAGACTCAGCATCCGATGCTATGAAAGCGATGGATGGCCAG GAACTCAACGGTCGAAGCATTCGTGTTAGTCTTGCCACCGAACGTGCTCCTCGTACTGATGGTTTTAATCGCGGCGGCTATAACCGTGGTGAGGCTAGAAATGACCAGTACTAG
- the LOC110927298 gene encoding splicing factor 3B subunit 1, with the protein MDPVDLEIAKTQEERKIMEAALAPNSITFDTELYDGNNRFQDYNREIPTNDDEDNTDAMDNEVARKLASYTAPKSLLNDMPRGGDDESLGFKKSQRIIDREDDYRRRRLNQVISPERHDAFASGDKTPKPETRTYADVMREAALKREKEETLKVIARKKKEEEENKAAGKDKESVAAPPAQKRRNRWDQSQDDSGAKKAKTGSDWDMPDSTPGIGRWDATPTPGRIGDATPSMSRKNRWDETPTPGRLADSDATPGGGGVTPGATPAGMTWDATPKLSGLATPTPKRQRSRWDETPATMGSATPGGATPAAGYTPGVTPVGGVELATPTPGAINLRGAITPEQYNLMRWEKDIEDRNRPLTDEELDAMFPQEGYKILEPPASYIPIRTPARKLLATPTPLGTPLYAIPEENRGQQFDVPKEMPGGLPFMKPEDYQYFGALLNEEDEEDLSPDEQKERKIMKLLLKVKNGTPPQRKTALRQLTDKAREFGAGPLFNRILPLLMQPTLEDQERHLLVKVIDRVLYKLDELVRPYVHKILVVIEPLLIDEDYYARVEGREIISNLSKAAGLATMIAAMRPDIDNIDEYVRNTTARAFSVVASALGIPALLPFLKAVCQSKKSWQARHTGIKIVQQIAILIGCAVLPHLRSLVEIIEHGLNDENQKVRTITALSLAALAEAAAPYGIESFDSVLKPLWKGIRSHRGKVLAAFLKAIGFIIPLMDAIYASYYTKEVMVILIREFQSPDEEMKKIVLKVVKQCVSTEGVEADYIRSDILPEFFRNFWVRRMALDRRNYKQLVETTVEIANKVGVPDIVARIVEDLKDESEPYRRMVMETIEKVVANLGASDIDSRLEELLIDGILYAFQEQTSDDANVMLNGFGAVVNSLGQRVKPYLPQICGTIKWRLNNKSAKVRQQAADLISRIAVVMKQCQEEQLMGHLGVVLYEYLGEEYPEVLGSILGALKAIVNVIGMTKMTPPIKDLLPRLTPILKNRHEKVQENCIDLVGRIADRGAEFVPAREWMRICFELLEMLKAHKKGIRRAAVNTFGYIAKAIGPQDVLATLLNNLKVQERQNRVCTTVAIAIVAETCSPFTVLPALMNEYRVPELNVQNGVLKSLSFLFEYIGEMGKDYIYAVTPLLEDALMDRDLVHRQTAASAVKHMALGVAGLGCEDALIHLLNYVWPNIFETSPHVINAVMEAIEGMRVALGAAVVLNYCLQGLFHPARKVREVYWKIYNSLYIGAQDALVAAYPMLEDEGDNIYSRPELTMFV; encoded by the coding sequence ATGGATCCAGTGGATTTGGAGATCGCAAAGACACAAGAAGAAAGGAAGATAATGGAGGCAGCACTAGCACCAAACTCCATTACTTTCGATACTGAGCTTTACGATGGAAACAATCGGTTTCAGGATTACAACAGGGAGATTCCGACTAACGATGACGAAGACAACACTGATGCTATGGATAACGAGGTTGCAAGGAAGTTAGCCTCTTACACTGCTCCGAAATCACTCTTGAATGATATGCCCAGGGGCGGTGATGATGAGTCGTTAGGGTTTAAGAAGTCGCAAAGGATTATCGATAGAGAAGATGATTACAGGAGGAGACGGTTGAATCAGGTTATTTCTCCGGAACGACATGATGCTTTTGCTAGCGGTGATAAAACCCCCAAACCTGAAACACGAACGTATGCTGATGTCATGCGGGAAGCCGCGTTGAAAAGAGAGAAAGAGGAGACATTGAAAGTGATTGCGAgaaagaagaaggaagaagaggaGAATAAGGCGGCGGGGAAAGATAAGGAATCGGTTGCTGCACCGCCAGCTCAAAAACGGAGGAACCGATGGGATCAATCGCAAGACGATTCTGGTGCGAAGAAAGCGAAAACGGGTTCCGATTGGGATATGCCGGATTCAACTCCGGGAATCGGAAGATGGGATGCGACCCCGACCCCGGGGAGAATCGGTGATGCGACCCCTTCAATGTCTAGGAAAAACCGATGGGATGAAACTCCGACACCTGGTCGGTTAGCTGACTCAGACGCTACGCCAGGTGGCGGTGGAGTGACACCTGGCGCTACTCCGGCAGGTATGACATGGGACGCGACGCCAAAACTGTCTGGTCTTGCTACCCCGACACCGAAACGACAGAGGTCAAGGTGGGACGAGACACCAGCCACCATGGGAAGTGCGACGCCTGGCGGTGCGACACCCGCAGCCGGTTATACACCTGGCGTGACACCTGTTGGTGGGGTCGAACTAGCCACACCGACACCAGGTGCGATAAATCTCCGTGGTGCGATCACACCAGAACAATATAATCTAATGAGATGGGAGAAAGATATCGAAGATAGAAACCGCCCATTAACCGATGAAGAACTTGATGCGATGTTTCCACAAGAAGGGTACAAGATACTGGAACCACCTGCGTCTTATATTCCAATTAGAACTCCCGCACGAAAGCTTCTTGCTACACCGACTCCGTTGGGAACACCGTTATACGCCATTCCTGAAGAAAACAGGGGTCAACAGTTTGATGTCCCGAAAGAGATGCCAGGTGGACTTCCGTTCATGAAGCCGGAAGATTACCAGTACTTCGGTGCGTTGTTGAATGAAGAAGACGAAGAAGATTTATCTCCAGATGAACAAAAAGAGAGAAAGATCATGAAACTGTTGCTTAAAGTCAAGAACGGGACCCCACCACAGAGGAAAACAGCATTGAGACAGTTAACCGATAAAGCCCGTGAATTTGGTGCGGGCCCGTTATTCAACCGTATTCTTCCGTTACTTATGCAGCCTACGTTAGAAGACCAAGAGAGACACTTGCTGGTTAAAGTTATAGACAGAGTTCTTTACAAGCTGGATGAGCTTGTTCGACCTTACGTTCATAAAATTCTCGTTGTGATAGAACCATTATTGATCGACGAAGATTACTACGCCCGTGTTGAAGGTAGAGAAATCATATCGAATCTCAGTAAAGCAGCTGGGTTAGCAACTATGATAGCTGCTATGCGTCCTGATATCGATAACATCGACGAATACGTCCGAAACACAACCGCAAGAGCTTTTAGCGTTGTCGCATCAGCACTCGGAATCCCTGCTTTGTTACCGTTCCTGAAAGCTGTTTGTCAAAGTAAGAAGTCATGGCAAGCTAGACACACAGGTATTAAAATCGTTCAACAAATCGCTATTTTAATCGGGTGTGCGGTTCTTCCCCATTTACGTTCTCTCGTCGAGATTATCGAACACGGGCTCAACGACGAGAATCAAAAGGTTAGAACGATTACCGCGCTGTCGCTTGCCGCACTTGCTGAAGCGGCTGCACCGTACGGTATCGAAAGTTTTGATTCAGTTCTTAAGCCGTTGTGGAAAGGTATCCGGTCCCACCGTGGGAAGGTTTTGGCTGCGTTTTTGAAAGCGATTGGTTTTATTATTCCGTTAATGGATGCCATTTATGCTAGTTACTATACGAAAGAAGTTATGGTTATTTTGATTCGTGAGTTTCAATCTCCTGATGAAGAAATGAAGAAAATCGTGTTGAAAGTGGTGAAACAGTGTGTGAGTACTGAAGGTGTTGAAGCGGATTACATTCGAAGTGATATTCTTCCAGAATTTTTCCGAAACTTTTGGGTTAGACGAATGGCGTTGGATCGAAGAAACTATAAGCAACTTGTTGAAACAACGGTTGAGATCGCAAATAAAGTCGGTGTTCCCGATATTGTAGCGAGAATAGTTGAAGATCTGAAAGATGAAAGCGAACCTTACAGAAGAATGGTGATGGAAACAATTGAAAAGGTTGTAGCAAATTTAGGTGCGTCAGATATCGATTCCCGTTTAGAAGAGCTTTTAATCGATGGTATTCTGTACGCGTTTCAAGAACAAACTAGCGATGATGCAAACGTCATGCTTAACGGGTTCGGTGCGGTGGTCAACTCTCTTGGTCAAAGGGTGAAACCATACCTTCCTCAAATTTGTGGTACGATTAAATGGCGTTTAAACAACAAAAGTGCGAAAGTGCGACAACAAGCTGCAGATCTGATTTCGAGAATTGCGGTGGTTATGAAACAATGTCAAGAAGAACAACTCATGGGACATCTCGGTGTCGTTTTGTACGAATATTTAGGTGaagaatatcccgaggttttggGTTCGATTTTGGGTGCGTTGAAAGCAATCGTGAATGTTATCGGTATGACGAAAATGACTCCACCAATCAAAGACTTGCTTCCACGTTTAACTCCGATTTTGAAAAATCGTCACGAAAAGGTGCAAGAAAACTGCATTGACTTAGTGGGCCGTATTGCTGACCGTGGTGCGGAGTTTGTCCCTGCTCGTGAGTGGATGCGAATCTGTTTCGAGCTGCTTGAAATGCTAAAAGCCCATAAAAAAGGAATCCGTCGAGCTGCCGTGAACACGTTTGGTTACATCGCGAAAGCCATCGGACCACAAGACGTCTTGGCCACCCTTCTAAACAACCTTAAAGTCCAAGAAAGACAAAACCGTGTCTGCACAACCGTTGCTATCGCAATCGTTGCAGAAACATGCTCGCCGTTTACGGTTTTACCCGCGTTGATGAACGAGTATCGTGTACCCGAGCTAAACGTGCAAAACGGTGTTTTGAAATCGTTATCGTTTCTCTTCGAGTACATCGGTGAAATGGGTAAAGATTATATCTACGCTGTTACTCCGTTACTTGAAGACGCACTTATGGACCGGGACCTGGTTCACCGACAGACCGCAGCGTCAGCGGTTAAGCACATGGCTCTGGGTGTGGCGGGCTTGGGCTGTGAAGACGCGTTGATCCACTTACTGAACTACGTCTGGCCCAACATCTTTGAAACGTCACCGCATGTTATAAACGCTGTGATGGAAGCGATCGAGGGGATGCGTGTGGCGCTCGGTGCGGCCGTGGTGCTTAACTACTGTTTGCAGGGTTTGTTTCATCCCGCACGGAAGGTTCGAGAAGTTTATTGGAAGATTTATAACTCGCTTTATATTGGTGCTCAAGATGCGCTTGTGGCAGCTTATCCTATGCTCGAGGATGAAGGGGATAATATCTACAGTCGGCCGGAGTTGACCATGTTTGTCTGA